The Maridesulfovibrio sp. genomic sequence GTTTACGGGTTTGAGCATCTACTTTGAATTTAAATTTGATAAACGATGTATACATGCCTGCGAAATCAATATCCCCTACCAGAACATAACCGACCAGCTGATCTTTTTTAAAAACCAGCCTGCGATAACTCTGCTTCGGTTCATCAAAAAAAGTATAAATCTCATAATCAGGATCAGCAGAATCTGGATTGACCTCGCCTACAGAAATAGTAGGAAGGCCGAAAAAACTTATCGAACTCATGGACATGGTTCCGGGATAGGCGGATTTATTTCCAGCCATATTTCGCCCGGCGTAGTAACCTTGAGTGTAAGCATTAGACCAGATCGGGACAACCTTGTCTTTGTCAAAGACAACATCACGGGCCTGAGCTACGTCTCCGGCTGCATAAATATTGTCTACTCCGGTAAACATATTGTCATCGACAAGAATCCCCTTATCCACAGAGAGTCCCGCTTCCTCTGCAAGCCGAACATTCGAGACCACACCGATAGCGAGAACAATGGCGTCCGCTTCAAGAAAACTTTTGTCGTCCAACAGGATTCCGCGCAGCTTACCTGTTTTGTCGCGCACAATCTCCCTGCCGTTTACCCCGCAGCGAACCATCATTCCGGCTTCTCCCACCCGACGGGAAATCAACCCGGCTGCTTTGTCATCATAAGCAAGGGACAAAATGCGATCCCTCTCTTCTACAACAGTAACCTCCACACCTCGATTGTATAAAGACTCAGCAGCCTTCATCCCGATTAATCCGCCGCCGATAACAACCGCCCGCTTCAAACTCTTAACCGATTCAATCAATTTATAAGCATCTTTAGCGGCGGTAAAATTATAAACATCATCCCCTTCAACACCCTTGATCTCCGGCACAAATGGTTTGCCCCCGGTAGCAATGAGCAATTTTTCATATGGAATTTTGGTGCCATCAGAGGTCAGCAGTTCCCGTGTTTCAAGGTCAATTTTCTCAATATAGGTTGCAAGTTTGAGGGTTACATCCTTACCCGTGTAGTAATCCCCCGAACGCATGGAGAACCGTTCGGGATTGATGCGTCCTGCCAGCAGGT encodes the following:
- a CDS encoding FAD-dependent oxidoreductase, producing the protein MAYVIIGNGIASLGAIDGIRKYDRDTPIIVIGAENTAAYGKPLTSYLLAGRINPERFSMRSGDYYTGKDVTLKLATYIEKIDLETRELLTSDGTKIPYEKLLIATGGKPFVPEIKGVEGDDVYNFTAAKDAYKLIESVKSLKRAVVIGGGLIGMKAAESLYNRGVEVTVVEERDRILSLAYDDKAAGLISRRVGEAGMMVRCGVNGREIVRDKTGKLRGILLDDKSFLEADAIVLAIGVVSNVRLAEEAGLSVDKGILVDDNMFTGVDNIYAAGDVAQARDVVFDKDKVVPIWSNAYTQGYYAGRNMAGNKSAYPGTMSMSSISFFGLPTISVGEVNPDSADPDYEIYTFFDEPKQSYRRLVFKKDQLVGYVLVGDIDFAGMYTSFIKFKFKVDAQTRKRLSEGEPDVLMWPDDFFNKAWNPESK